One Siniperca chuatsi isolate FFG_IHB_CAS linkage group LG5, ASM2008510v1, whole genome shotgun sequence DNA window includes the following coding sequences:
- the myl7 gene encoding myosin regulatory light chain 2, atrial isoform codes for MASKKASNKRQRGGQKSCSNVFSMFEQSQIQEFKEAFGCIDQDRDGVIKKQDLRETYGQLGKLNVQDEELDEMLNEGKGPINFTVFLTLFGEKLNGTDPEDTILAAFKLFDPNGTGFVNKDEFRRLLMNQADKFTAEEVDQAFALAPIDPTGNIDYKSLCYIITHGDEKEES; via the exons ATG GCAAGTAAGAAGGCCTCCAAtaagagacagaggggaggacAGAAGTCTTGCTCCAATGTCTTCTCCATGTTCGAGCAGTCCCAGATACAGGAGTTCAAAGAG GCTTTTGGCTGCATTGACCAAGACAGAGATGGTGTTATCAAAAAACAGGACCTGAGGGAGACCTATGGACAGCTGG GGAAGCTTAATGTCCAAGATGAGGAGCTGGATGAGATGTTGAATGAGGGGAAGGGTCCCATCAACTTCACCGTGTTCCTGACTCTTTTTGGGGAAAAACTCAACG gtaCCGATCCTGAAGACACCATACTTGCTGCCTTCAAACTTTTTGACCCCAATGGGACGGGCTTTGTTAATAAGGATGA GTTTAGACGATTACTGATGAACCAAGCCGATAAATTCACAGCAGAGGAG GTGGATCAGGCCTTCGCCCTCGCTCCCATTGACCCTACTGGCAACATCGACTACAAGTCGCTCTGCTACATCATCACGCATGGAGATGAGAAGGAAGAATCCTAA